The Brachyspira hyodysenteriae ATCC 27164 sequence CATGAAGCATTAAATCTCCTATTCCTAAAACTATAACCAAAGCAGTATCTTTTATCAAATTAATAGCTTCATTAGAAAGAGGAGGAAGAACTCTTCTTACAGCCTGAGGAAGAATGATTCTTGTCATAATCTGTCTGTAACTCAAATTAAGTGCAAAGCCTGCCTCATACTGACCTTTTTCTATACTTTCAATACCAGCTCTGAATATTTCCATAAGATAGGCTGAATAATTAAGTACAAAAGTTATTGCTGCTGATGTAAATGCAGGAAAGGCTATCATATTATTAGTCATGAGAGGAAGTCCGTAATAAAAGAATATAAGCTGAAGTATTAAAGGGGTGCCTCTAAATATCCAAGCATATATATCAAAAATGTATCTCACAAATTTAGGAGAGCTAAACTGTAATGCTGCAAATAGCATAGATAATGGAAGGGAAAATATTGCTGTTACAAAATAAAGAGATAAAGTAGTATATGTTCCCTTAAGCAAATATAAAGTAGTAGATATTACATAATCCATAAAATACAACCAATAATCATTTTTTAGTTACTAAGATAGCATTATAATGTTATTTGTAAAAATATCAATAATAAAAGATAATTCATAAAAAAATACTTACATATTTATTCTTTTAATATTAATTATTATTATGTATAATGAAGATAAACAACAAATATATTAGGAGTTTTATGATGTCAAGTAAAATTTGTATTATAACAGGAGCATCAAACGGTATAGGAAAGGAAATTGCATTATTATTTGCAAAAAACAACTGCGATATAGCATTTATTGATAAAGATAATGAAAACGGTTTAAAACTACAAAAACAAATAAAATATATGGGCAGAGAATGCCTATTTATAAATGACAACATAGACAATGAAAAATCTATAAAATCATTCACTGACAAAATAATAGAAAAATTTGGCAATGTAGATTACTTAATAAATAATGCATGCTATTCAAACAAAGGTCTTTTAAGTAATTGTAGTTATGATGATTTTTTGGAAATTTTCAAAATAGGTGCTGCTGCTCCTTATGAGATTACAAAAAATCTTATGAATAATTTCAATGAAAAAGCCTGCATAATAAATATAGCTTCCACAAGAGCTTTTATGTCTCAAAAAGACAGTGAAAGCTACAGTGCTGCCAAAGGTGCTATTATAGCTTTAACTCATGCGATGGCTATAAGTTTATCTCATAAAGTGAGAGTTAATTCCATAAGTCCGGGTTGGATTAATACCATTGATGATGCCTCATTCAGCAAAGAGGATATACTTCAGCATCCTAGTGCAAAGGTTGGAAAAACTTCTGATATAGCTAGTACCGCTTGGTTTCTTTGTAATAATGATTTTATAAACGGAGAAAATATCACTGTAGACGGAGGTATGACAAAACTTATGATATATCACAATGATGAAGGCTGGAAATTAGATATTTAATTATATTCAAAAATTTATTTAAACGCACGATTAGTAAAATTTTATATATAATTAGAATCTTATAATAATTAATCTAAATATATAATTTAATTACTCGTGCGGTATGCAGATTAACAATTAAAAAAAATATTGGGTGGGCAGCTAAAATTACAGAAATGAATTATAAAAAATATAATATAAAAATAACGGATAAATTTAAAAAGCCTAGAGGGTGGGTTTTAAAATAGGCAAAAAATATATTTACATACCCCGCCCTTTATTTTTTGCCACTTATTTTTTAAATTATAATTTTAATTAATTTTAAATCTTTATTTGAAAAAGCATACCCGCCCAAGCGATATTTAAATTTAAAAATTTATTTTAGATAATCAGATAATATAAGATAAGCTCCATATTCAAATCTCTCATCAGCATTTTTGAATTTTATTTTAATATCAATTTCATCTGTGGTGCTTGAAGCATAATAAAGATTTGGAGTTTCTATTGATACTACAGATTTATTATAATAATCATATAAAAAGTAAAAACTTATAAATCCTCCGTCATTTACTT is a genomic window containing:
- a CDS encoding amino acid ABC transporter permease; its protein translation is MDYVISTTLYLLKGTYTTLSLYFVTAIFSLPLSMLFAALQFSSPKFVRYIFDIYAWIFRGTPLILQLIFFYYGLPLMTNNMIAFPAFTSAAITFVLNYSAYLMEIFRAGIESIEKGQYEAGFALNLSYRQIMTRIILPQAVRRVLPPLSNEAINLIKDTALVIVLGIGDLMLHARQILTRDYKLLPFLIAAIIYLLFTSILVFVFRQLEKKYVIRN
- a CDS encoding SDR family oxidoreductase encodes the protein MSSKICIITGASNGIGKEIALLFAKNNCDIAFIDKDNENGLKLQKQIKYMGRECLFINDNIDNEKSIKSFTDKIIEKFGNVDYLINNACYSNKGLLSNCSYDDFLEIFKIGAAAPYEITKNLMNNFNEKACIINIASTRAFMSQKDSESYSAAKGAIIALTHAMAISLSHKVRVNSISPGWINTIDDASFSKEDILQHPSAKVGKTSDIASTAWFLCNNDFINGENITVDGGMTKLMIYHNDEGWKLDI